A portion of the Oxynema aestuarii AP17 genome contains these proteins:
- a CDS encoding cupin domain-containing protein: MSYLQTLFTPHSLEDFFTRHWTQKALHVSARDPEKFKSLFSWKKLNYLLNYHGLHAPDLKFAPTSKGFGESRDLRDWRDRLNQGATLIINSLDRHCPEVAEAIALVRDEIGYRTQVNLYCSPPRQQGFNCHYDTHEVLVLQIEGEKQWFVYSETIPYPVSESRSRDRLPPESPPYLECTLKAGDLLYIPRGHWHYALAGDRASLHLTVGIDCQTGLDWWEWIARELQDDPQWRQNLPLTWEGNRDRLERQLQQLSERAIALFQDPAIRQKYIEDLAYRDRPPLPIDLPSQLGIGIFDNPWESEFIWVFPETMEVKKLDSDYYQLRIASKKITLKGLRDRLADGLFKQERFNLSDLAEAVPEADFYSEIVPAIERLVTEGVLQVRAD, from the coding sequence ATGAGTTACTTACAAACCTTATTTACACCCCATTCTCTCGAAGATTTTTTTACTCGCCATTGGACGCAAAAAGCCCTTCACGTTAGCGCCCGAGACCCGGAAAAATTCAAGTCCTTATTTTCCTGGAAAAAACTCAATTATTTACTCAACTATCACGGTCTGCACGCACCGGATTTGAAGTTTGCTCCCACCAGTAAAGGCTTCGGAGAAAGTCGAGATTTACGCGACTGGCGCGATCGCCTCAACCAAGGAGCGACCTTAATTATTAATAGCTTAGACCGCCATTGTCCGGAAGTGGCCGAGGCGATCGCCCTCGTGCGCGACGAAATAGGTTATCGAACCCAAGTCAATTTATATTGTTCCCCCCCGCGACAACAAGGGTTTAATTGCCATTACGACACTCACGAAGTTTTAGTCTTACAAATTGAAGGGGAAAAACAGTGGTTTGTCTATTCCGAAACCATTCCCTATCCCGTTTCCGAAAGTCGCAGCCGCGATCGACTGCCCCCGGAGAGTCCACCTTATTTAGAATGCACGTTAAAAGCGGGAGATTTGCTTTATATCCCTCGCGGACATTGGCATTATGCCTTAGCAGGCGATCGCGCCTCCTTGCATCTAACCGTCGGGATTGACTGCCAAACCGGACTGGATTGGTGGGAATGGATCGCCCGAGAATTGCAAGACGATCCGCAATGGCGGCAAAATTTGCCCCTCACTTGGGAGGGGAATCGCGATCGCCTCGAACGGCAATTGCAACAGTTATCCGAACGGGCGATCGCCTTGTTTCAAGACCCGGCAATACGACAAAAATATATTGAAGATCTCGCCTACCGCGATCGCCCCCCCTTACCGATCGACCTGCCGAGTCAACTCGGGATCGGCATTTTCGATAACCCCTGGGAAAGCGAATTTATCTGGGTTTTTCCCGAAACAATGGAGGTTAAAAAGCTCGATTCGGATTACTATCAATTACGAATTGCTTCTAAAAAAATCACCCTCAAAGGTCTGCGCGATCGCCTCGCCGACGGTTTGTTTAAACAAGAGCGCTTTAACTTATCCGATTTAGCCGAAGCGGTGCCAGAAGCGGACTTTTATAGTGAAATCGTCCCGGCGATCGAACGCTTGGTGACCGAAGGAGTTTTGCAAGTACGCGCGGATTAA
- a CDS encoding ribonuclease R family protein: MEFSIATLLANFTDDKLVAPKVLEKKLGCQDRTTLRKLQIALDALEKIGILVKDKGRYRRAWDDNLVEAKLRCSSKGFCFAIQDKEGTEDIYIRECHLSNAWNGDRVLVNIIKEGSRRRSPEGEVRLILERSNPSVLARVKQEGSQYKAVPLDDRLLFELDIKANGVELEKAIEHLVHVEVVRYALGPYPPLGRVAQILGSDAEEANDLDIVCCKHDLPRLFADVAHAEIDGLPKQLRKADLKNRLDLRKVETIAILPEAVNGSDRPLVERAFTIESLKDNKFRLGIHVCDAAFYIKPDTALDREARKRGTTVHLGETILPLVPDSLARDRCSFFPGEDRLAISILIVVDEDANAIEYEIQPSVIHLDRYVTNAEADPILQEMAGHTELQGIPEWWRDVQQQQYSSEKPEAISEEIAQMLEQLFALSYSLQQRRRENGAFELNLPPNQYGICPSPYQDEGIQGVVSACSHLNTEGMLSEFVILANHLVALHVQELGVPAVYRVQPPPDLDEVEDLIKLASNMGVEILLDDEEDVTSVDYQDFTEVFAASTCERVLTYLLESTLKPTAYSTIPSSHFGLAMECYSHCTSPLQRYPDLLIQRLLHAVFDIGRDRKSTRSKDRVNLHHSSCHGQITWNVLPPDVHHEFESDFSSVVGHLTEREKLVQEAEADLEGLKKAGLMKERTGETFQGLITGVQSYGFFVEIEVDSDRRGPLRLEGLVHVSSLKDDWYEYRRQQTLVGRKNRKQYSLGDWVEVQVKSVDYYRQQIDLVAVGGGSEAPSTDDDIDYRPRDRNYDYEDDED, encoded by the coding sequence ATGGAATTTTCAATCGCTACACTGCTGGCCAATTTTACCGATGATAAGTTGGTCGCACCCAAGGTCTTAGAAAAAAAATTGGGGTGCCAAGATCGCACGACTCTGCGAAAACTCCAGATCGCTTTAGATGCCCTGGAGAAAATTGGCATCTTAGTCAAAGACAAAGGTCGCTATCGGCGAGCGTGGGACGATAATCTGGTCGAAGCCAAACTCCGTTGCTCCAGCAAGGGATTTTGTTTTGCAATTCAAGATAAAGAAGGGACGGAAGATATTTATATCCGCGAATGCCATCTGAGCAATGCTTGGAACGGCGATCGCGTCTTGGTCAATATCATTAAAGAAGGGAGTCGGCGGCGATCGCCCGAAGGCGAAGTCCGCTTGATTCTCGAACGGTCCAACCCTTCCGTACTCGCCCGCGTCAAACAAGAAGGTTCCCAATATAAAGCCGTTCCTTTAGACGACCGTCTTTTATTTGAACTCGATATCAAAGCCAATGGCGTCGAACTCGAAAAAGCGATCGAACATCTCGTTCACGTAGAAGTCGTTCGCTATGCCCTCGGGCCGTATCCTCCCCTCGGTCGCGTCGCACAAATCCTCGGCAGTGACGCCGAAGAAGCTAACGACTTGGATATCGTCTGCTGCAAGCACGACTTACCGCGCCTGTTTGCCGACGTGGCCCACGCCGAGATCGACGGCTTGCCCAAACAACTGCGTAAAGCCGATCTCAAAAACCGTCTCGACTTACGCAAAGTCGAAACGATCGCGATTTTACCTGAAGCCGTCAACGGCAGCGATCGCCCCCTGGTCGAACGGGCCTTTACCATCGAAAGCCTCAAAGACAATAAATTCCGCTTGGGAATTCACGTCTGCGATGCCGCCTTTTACATCAAACCCGATACTGCCCTCGATCGCGAAGCGCGCAAACGCGGCACCACCGTTCACCTCGGCGAGACCATTTTACCTTTAGTTCCCGACAGCCTCGCCCGCGATCGCTGTTCCTTCTTCCCCGGCGAAGACCGCCTCGCCATCTCGATCCTGATTGTCGTTGACGAAGATGCCAATGCGATCGAATACGAAATCCAACCCAGCGTCATCCATCTCGATCGCTACGTCACCAACGCCGAAGCCGATCCGATCCTTCAGGAAATGGCCGGACATACCGAACTGCAAGGGATCCCCGAATGGTGGCGGGACGTTCAACAGCAACAATACTCCAGCGAAAAACCCGAAGCGATCTCCGAAGAAATCGCCCAAATGCTCGAACAACTGTTTGCTTTGAGCTATTCCTTGCAACAACGACGCCGGGAAAATGGGGCATTTGAGTTGAACTTACCCCCGAATCAATACGGAATTTGTCCCTCACCGTACCAAGATGAAGGCATCCAAGGCGTCGTCAGCGCCTGCTCGCACCTCAACACTGAGGGCATGTTGAGCGAATTTGTGATCTTGGCCAATCACCTCGTCGCCCTTCACGTGCAAGAACTCGGCGTTCCCGCCGTTTATCGCGTGCAACCGCCACCGGATCTCGATGAAGTCGAAGATCTGATTAAATTGGCGAGTAATATGGGGGTCGAAATTCTCCTCGACGACGAAGAAGATGTGACCTCTGTAGACTATCAGGATTTTACCGAAGTCTTCGCCGCCTCTACCTGCGAGCGCGTGCTGACCTACCTGCTCGAATCGACCTTAAAACCGACTGCCTACAGCACGATTCCCTCATCTCATTTCGGTTTGGCGATGGAGTGCTACAGCCACTGCACCTCGCCGTTGCAACGCTATCCCGATTTGTTGATCCAACGCTTGCTACACGCCGTGTTCGACATCGGGCGCGATCGCAAATCTACTCGTTCCAAAGACCGGGTCAACCTCCATCACAGCAGTTGTCACGGTCAAATTACCTGGAACGTCCTGCCTCCCGACGTTCACCACGAATTCGAGTCCGATTTCAGTTCCGTGGTCGGTCACCTCACCGAACGGGAAAAGTTAGTCCAAGAAGCGGAAGCGGACCTCGAAGGGTTGAAAAAAGCTGGACTGATGAAAGAACGCACGGGGGAAACCTTCCAAGGCTTGATTACCGGGGTTCAGTCTTACGGATTTTTCGTCGAAATCGAGGTCGATTCGGACCGACGCGGACCGTTACGCCTCGAAGGTTTGGTTCACGTCTCCTCCCTCAAGGATGATTGGTACGAGTATCGCCGCCAGCAAACTTTGGTCGGACGCAAGAACCGCAAGCAATACAGCCTCGGGGATTGGGTCGAAGTGCAAGTGAAAAGCGTCGATTACTACCGCCAGCAAATCGATCTGGTCGCCGTTGGCGGGGGTAGCGAAGCCCCCAGTACCGACGACGATATCGATTATCGCCCGCGCGATCGCAATTACGATTACGAAGACGACGAAGATTAA
- a CDS encoding DUF4112 domain-containing protein — MATIERQAKTVQRLRNISRLLDNAIPIPGTPYRIGLDPLLGLLPAGGDLAGALLSAYIVFSAAQLGLPRESLVRMVSNILLETVVGTIPIVGDLFDVAWKANIKNMELLESHLDTPQPAKKADKTFIALLLIGLLVFVVAAIAFSAWLITVIFGALLR, encoded by the coding sequence ATGGCCACGATCGAACGCCAAGCAAAAACTGTCCAACGCCTGCGAAATATTAGTCGTCTTCTCGACAATGCCATCCCCATTCCCGGAACGCCTTACCGCATCGGACTCGATCCCTTACTCGGATTGCTACCCGCCGGAGGAGACCTCGCCGGGGCCTTGCTTTCCGCCTATATTGTCTTTTCTGCGGCTCAATTAGGCTTACCTCGCGAAAGTTTAGTGCGAATGGTTTCTAACATTTTATTGGAAACCGTGGTCGGAACTATTCCAATTGTCGGCGATTTGTTTGACGTTGCTTGGAAAGCAAATATCAAGAATATGGAATTACTTGAAAGTCATCTCGACACGCCCCAACCTGCGAAAAAAGCAGATAAGACATTTATTGCATTGTTACTGATCGGATTGCTCGTTTTCGTCGTGGCGGCGATCGCCTTTAGTGCGTGGCTAATTACTGTTATTTTTGGCGCTCTTTTACGGTGA
- a CDS encoding Uma2 family endonuclease, with amino-acid sequence MTTQLPDGNRFDFSPIPPLESGDRLTRPEFERRYQANPNIHKAELIEGIVYVASPLRFQQHAEPHSFLVTWLGTYIAFTPGVRSGIEPTVRLDLDNEFQPDIVLILDKTVGGRAKLTPDGYLEGVPELVVEIAASSAAIDLENKQQVYRRNGVLEYVVWQFFEEKFDWFVLVDGEYQLLSPDEGDRVIRSQTFPGLWLDVDALFTRRMSRVLKVLQQGLSSPGHANFLEQLENKK; translated from the coding sequence ATGACGACTCAACTCCCCGATGGTAACCGATTCGATTTTTCCCCTATTCCTCCTTTGGAAAGCGGCGATCGCCTCACCCGTCCCGAGTTTGAACGACGGTATCAAGCCAACCCCAATATCCACAAAGCCGAACTCATTGAAGGAATTGTTTACGTGGCTTCTCCCTTACGCTTTCAACAACACGCAGAACCCCACAGTTTCCTGGTGACTTGGTTGGGTACTTATATCGCTTTTACCCCCGGCGTGCGATCGGGAATCGAACCCACGGTTCGTCTAGATTTAGACAATGAATTTCAACCAGATATCGTTTTAATCCTCGATAAAACTGTGGGAGGACGCGCAAAATTAACGCCAGACGGTTATTTAGAAGGCGTGCCGGAATTGGTGGTAGAAATTGCGGCTAGTAGTGCGGCGATCGACTTAGAAAATAAACAGCAAGTCTACCGTCGTAATGGAGTTTTAGAATATGTTGTCTGGCAATTTTTTGAGGAAAAATTCGATTGGTTTGTACTGGTAGACGGAGAGTACCAACTGCTCAGTCCCGATGAGGGCGATCGGGTAATCCGTTCTCAAACTTTTCCCGGCTTATGGTTGGATGTGGATGCCCTATTCACTCGCAGAATGTCTCGTGTTTTAAAAGTTTTACAACAGGGGCTTTCATCACCAGGACATGCCAATTTTTTAGAACAATTAGAGAATAAAAAATAG
- a CDS encoding SDR family oxidoreductase — translation MKRLLLTGASGFLGWNLAQVTTKTWEVFGTYFCHSPSVKGIESFQIDLRDFQAVKDLFNTVRPEAVIHTAASSQPNFCELHPKESHEINVSATCNLAGLCADRGIPFVFTSTDLVFNGLNPPYRELDPVCPVSMYGEQKVMAELGVLERYPEAVVCRMPLMFGEAGPTATSFLQPMLAKLRSGERLRLFVDEFRTPVSGKTAALGLLLALEKGRGLLHLGGRESLSRYEFFELAIDVFELNDAAIAPCFQKDVKMAAPRPPDVSLDSSKAVALGYQRPTIREELEQLRFKV, via the coding sequence ATGAAAAGATTGTTACTCACGGGGGCGAGTGGTTTTCTAGGCTGGAATCTGGCGCAAGTGACCACTAAAACTTGGGAAGTGTTCGGAACCTATTTCTGTCATTCTCCCTCCGTTAAAGGGATCGAATCATTTCAAATCGATTTGCGAGATTTTCAAGCCGTTAAAGACTTATTTAATACCGTTCGACCGGAGGCGGTCATTCATACGGCAGCTTCTTCTCAACCCAATTTTTGCGAACTTCATCCGAAGGAATCCCACGAAATTAACGTGAGCGCAACTTGCAATTTAGCGGGGTTGTGCGCGGATAGGGGGATTCCTTTTGTATTTACTTCGACAGATTTAGTCTTTAACGGGTTAAATCCCCCTTATCGAGAACTGGATCCGGTCTGTCCGGTGAGTATGTATGGGGAACAAAAAGTGATGGCCGAATTGGGAGTTTTAGAGCGCTATCCCGAGGCAGTGGTTTGTCGGATGCCGTTGATGTTTGGCGAAGCGGGACCGACGGCGACGAGTTTTTTACAACCGATGCTCGCCAAGTTAAGAAGCGGAGAACGGTTGAGGTTATTTGTGGATGAATTCCGCACCCCTGTTAGCGGTAAAACGGCGGCATTGGGTTTATTGTTAGCGTTGGAAAAAGGGCGCGGTTTACTGCATCTTGGGGGTCGAGAGTCTTTGTCACGCTACGAGTTTTTCGAGTTGGCGATCGACGTTTTCGAGTTGAATGATGCCGCGATCGCGCCGTGTTTCCAAAAAGACGTGAAAATGGCCGCACCCCGTCCGCCTGATGTTTCTTTAGATAGTTCTAAAGCGGTGGCGTTAGGCTATCAAAGACCGACGATCCGGGAAGAGTTAGAACAATTACGGTTTAAAGTTTAA
- a CDS encoding hybrid sensor histidine kinase/response regulator, whose product MTKSTNDRRGIVVLLVDDRPIVAEAVKRLLKYETDIEFHYCQDGAQVIPLAEKIQPTVILLDLLMPDVDGLVLLRFLRAHESTREVPVVMLSTNDDPQKKAEAFSNGANDYLIKLPDRVELVARIRYHSDAYLNLLKRYEVELTRAYNQELERRVEERTRELTETLAHLQETQSQLIQSEKMSSLGQLVAGIAHEVNNPISFIAGNIEHTSEYVQNLLELIELYERHYPEPSQEIRDFQQEIDLSFVREDLEKIVDSMKMGTDRIREIVLNLRTFSRLDESDMKFVDIHEGIESTLLILQHRLKDSSIEIVKNYGDLPLVECYAGQLNQVFMNLLANAIDAVNSIEEEGRSPQIEIETSLNETDDRVSIRISDNGVGIPEEVKNRIFDPFFTTKPVGEGTGLGLSIGYQIVTDKHQGAIECESSPESGTEFTITIPIQQSKLSDLASYRVASTPKNSQVRKAIA is encoded by the coding sequence ATGACAAAATCTACCAATGACCGACGAGGAATCGTCGTTTTATTAGTAGACGATCGCCCGATCGTCGCCGAAGCCGTCAAACGGTTGCTCAAATACGAAACCGATATCGAATTTCACTACTGCCAAGATGGCGCACAAGTCATTCCTCTGGCCGAAAAAATTCAACCCACGGTCATTTTACTCGACCTGCTGATGCCGGACGTTGACGGATTAGTGCTACTGCGCTTTTTGCGAGCCCACGAGTCAACCCGAGAAGTTCCCGTCGTCATGCTTTCGACCAATGACGACCCCCAAAAGAAAGCCGAAGCCTTCAGCAATGGCGCCAATGATTATTTAATCAAACTTCCCGATCGCGTCGAATTGGTCGCTCGCATTCGCTATCATTCCGACGCCTATCTCAACTTACTCAAACGCTACGAAGTCGAACTCACGCGCGCGTATAATCAAGAGTTAGAAAGACGAGTAGAAGAACGCACGCGAGAACTCACAGAAACCCTCGCTCACTTACAAGAAACCCAAAGTCAATTAATTCAAAGCGAAAAAATGTCGAGCTTGGGTCAACTCGTCGCCGGAATTGCCCACGAAGTCAACAATCCTATCAGTTTCATCGCCGGAAATATCGAGCATACGAGCGAATACGTTCAAAACTTATTAGAACTGATCGAACTCTACGAACGCCACTATCCCGAACCGTCTCAAGAAATTCGGGATTTTCAACAAGAAATCGATTTAAGCTTCGTGCGCGAAGATCTGGAAAAAATCGTCGATTCGATGAAAATGGGAACCGATCGCATTCGAGAAATTGTCTTGAATTTGCGCACTTTCTCCCGACTCGACGAATCGGATATGAAATTTGTCGATATTCACGAAGGGATCGAAAGTACCCTGCTGATTTTGCAGCATCGGCTTAAAGATTCCAGCATCGAAATCGTTAAGAACTACGGCGATTTACCCTTAGTCGAATGTTATGCCGGACAACTCAATCAAGTGTTTATGAATTTGCTGGCAAACGCGATCGATGCGGTCAACTCCATCGAAGAAGAAGGGCGATCGCCGCAAATTGAGATCGAAACGTCACTCAACGAAACCGACGATAGAGTGAGCATCCGGATTAGCGATAATGGCGTGGGAATTCCCGAAGAAGTAAAAAATCGGATTTTCGATCCATTTTTTACCACCAAACCTGTCGGAGAAGGCACCGGATTGGGACTCTCCATCGGCTATCAGATTGTCACGGACAAGCATCAAGGGGCGATCGAATGCGAATCGAGTCCCGAAAGCGGTACAGAATTTACGATTACTATTCCTATCCAACAGTCCAAACTGAGCGATTTAGCTTCCTATCGTGTTGCTTCGACGCCCAAAAATTCTCAAGTTCGTAAGGCGATCGCTTAA
- the rd gene encoding rubredoxin → MKKYVCTICGYVYDPEKGDPDSGIEPGTAFEDIPEDWVCPVCGAAKEDFELQE, encoded by the coding sequence ATGAAAAAATACGTTTGTACAATTTGCGGTTACGTTTACGACCCGGAAAAAGGCGATCCGGATAGTGGGATCGAACCGGGAACCGCATTTGAAGATATCCCCGAAGATTGGGTTTGTCCCGTATGTGGGGCGGCGAAAGAAGACTTTGAACTGCAAGAGTAA
- a CDS encoding family 10 glycosylhydrolase — MSRSKKEASGCGCASIPFSVIFLIAGGGYWLFTQRENLELSRFIPSDLQNQIPFLNTSAPENSIPTVTPTAPAENPTSQLPQTLPNNPPANPRANSGNNPGKNTGSNPSSSPQTPWETKEIRGIYLSRYQATNNASEETIRQRVRYYRDRGINTIIHGVWGNACTMYKSQVMQEKFGYQSCPNEFQDRWLDWLIDEAHKQGMEVHAYFEKGIKIDENSPAFNLAVERGWIVAGVDRTHPGVDHYVLDVGISEVSNLFKEILVEFVTRYPTIDAVQWDDYLGYHAELPGQVDRTLELTNFVKQAIAAMKAANPNVSFDLCHHNPYWAKRYFAADWETWGVDRVFIQVYADKNFNDELKYVAANDGISITERQFNRFDEVVNNPQIENILFFPLSGEPEKMADKVNTLRKNIN, encoded by the coding sequence ATGTCACGCTCTAAAAAAGAAGCCAGTGGATGTGGATGTGCTAGTATTCCTTTTTCAGTCATTTTCCTGATTGCAGGGGGAGGATATTGGTTATTTACTCAGCGAGAAAACTTAGAACTGAGTCGCTTCATTCCCTCAGATTTACAAAACCAAATTCCCTTTTTGAATACCTCCGCTCCAGAAAATTCAATTCCGACAGTTACACCTACAGCGCCAGCAGAAAATCCGACATCTCAACTACCGCAAACTTTACCGAACAATCCGCCTGCCAATCCCCGAGCCAATTCAGGGAACAATCCTGGAAAAAATACGGGTTCAAATCCATCCTCATCGCCTCAAACGCCGTGGGAAACGAAAGAAATTAGAGGGATCTATTTAAGTCGTTACCAAGCCACCAATAACGCCAGCGAGGAAACGATTCGCCAACGAGTTCGCTACTATCGCGATCGTGGTATAAATACCATCATTCACGGAGTTTGGGGGAATGCCTGTACGATGTACAAAAGTCAAGTCATGCAGGAAAAATTCGGCTACCAAAGTTGTCCGAATGAGTTTCAAGATCGATGGCTTGATTGGCTCATTGATGAAGCGCACAAACAGGGAATGGAAGTTCATGCCTACTTTGAAAAAGGAATTAAAATAGACGAAAACAGTCCGGCATTTAATCTAGCCGTCGAACGAGGTTGGATCGTGGCTGGCGTAGACCGAACTCATCCCGGAGTCGATCATTACGTGCTAGATGTCGGTATTTCCGAAGTTTCTAATTTATTTAAGGAGATTCTGGTCGAATTCGTGACTCGATATCCCACAATTGATGCGGTTCAGTGGGATGATTATTTAGGCTATCATGCCGAGTTGCCGGGACAAGTCGATCGCACCTTAGAATTGACGAATTTTGTCAAACAGGCGATCGCGGCGATGAAAGCCGCCAATCCTAATGTTAGTTTCGATCTTTGCCATCACAATCCTTATTGGGCCAAACGATATTTTGCTGCCGATTGGGAAACTTGGGGCGTCGATCGCGTCTTCATTCAAGTTTATGCCGACAAAAACTTCAATGACGAACTGAAATATGTAGCGGCGAATGATGGAATTTCAATCACCGAACGACAATTTAATCGGTTCGATGAAGTCGTAAACAACCCACAAATTGAAAATATTTTATTTTTTCCCCTTTCAGGAGAACCAGAAAAAATGGCAGATAAAGTTAATACTTTGAGGAAAAATATCAACTAA
- a CDS encoding flavin prenyltransferase UbiX has protein sequence MTSAPSKPLILGISGASGLIYAARAVKFLLEADYAIELVASKASYIVWQAEQNIRMPAEPDRQAEFWRQQAGGVTTGSLRCHPWQDVGANIASGSFRTRGMLVIPCSMSTVAKLACGLSSDLLERAADVQLKEGRQLVLVPRETPLSLIHLRNLTTLAEAGTRIVPAIPAWYHQPQTIEDLVDFVVARALDQFEIDCIPIRRWEGH, from the coding sequence TTGACTTCAGCTCCATCCAAACCCCTAATCCTCGGAATTTCCGGCGCCTCTGGCTTGATTTACGCCGCCAGAGCCGTTAAATTCCTTCTCGAAGCGGACTATGCGATCGAACTGGTCGCTTCCAAAGCGTCGTACATTGTTTGGCAAGCCGAACAAAATATCCGAATGCCCGCCGAACCCGACCGACAGGCGGAGTTTTGGCGCCAACAAGCGGGAGGCGTCACCACCGGAAGCCTACGCTGTCACCCCTGGCAAGATGTCGGCGCTAACATTGCCAGTGGTTCGTTTCGCACCCGGGGGATGTTGGTGATTCCTTGTAGCATGAGTACAGTGGCCAAACTCGCGTGCGGTTTGAGTTCCGATCTGCTCGAACGGGCCGCCGACGTACAATTAAAAGAGGGTCGCCAACTCGTTCTCGTCCCCAGAGAAACTCCCTTGAGTCTGATTCACTTACGCAATTTAACGACGTTAGCCGAAGCAGGGACCCGCATCGTCCCGGCGATTCCCGCCTGGTATCACCAACCCCAAACGATTGAAGATTTAGTTGATTTTGTCGTGGCCCGCGCTTTAGATCAATTCGAGATTGATTGTATTCCAATTCGGCGTTGGGAGGGGCATTGA